A part of Eubacterium sp. AB3007 genomic DNA contains:
- a CDS encoding lysine 5,6-aminomutase subunit alpha — protein sequence MKSKLNIDPKMVASARQHAANIAKDMQEFIDAHTTVSTERTILRLLGVDGIDDVETPLPNVVVEQIQAAGGLPRGTAYWMGNAMIQTGLNPQEIAEKMAAGELEITKLPTAPVEEAKEAIMPLVHESLKKIRQQTKKREEYLATIGEGDKPYLYVIVATGNIYEDVVQAKAAARQGADIIAVIRTTAQSLLDYVPYGPTTEGFGGTYATQENFRIMRKALDEVGEEVGRYIRLCNYSSGMCMPEIAAMGALERLDVMLNDAIYGILFRDINMQRTIVDQYMSRVIIGYCGIIFNSGEDNYLTTDDAYEAAHTVTASQFINEQFAVLANIQEWQMGLGHAFEMDPAMEDGFLYELAQAQMAKEIFPNASLKYMPPTKFMTGNIFRGHIQDALFNLVAIWTGQSLQLLGMLTEAILTPHMHDRYLSIENAQYIFNNAKHIGDEVEFKKDGIIQKRAQLVLEKADALLAEIEKDGLFSTIEQGKFGGVKRPKDGGHGLEGVCTKDDQYFNPFIPLMKEGAE from the coding sequence ATGAAAAGCAAACTTAACATCGATCCTAAGATGGTTGCCAGCGCGCGTCAGCACGCTGCAAACATCGCTAAGGACATGCAGGAGTTCATCGATGCACATACTACGGTAAGTACAGAGAGAACGATTCTGCGACTGCTGGGAGTTGATGGCATCGATGATGTCGAAACACCGCTTCCCAATGTCGTGGTAGAGCAGATCCAGGCAGCTGGTGGCCTCCCGAGAGGAACCGCTTACTGGATGGGCAACGCCATGATCCAGACAGGTCTGAATCCGCAGGAAATCGCGGAGAAGATGGCTGCCGGCGAGTTGGAGATCACCAAGCTGCCGACTGCTCCTGTAGAGGAAGCGAAGGAGGCGATCATGCCGCTGGTGCATGAGTCCCTCAAGAAAATCCGTCAGCAGACCAAGAAAAGAGAAGAATATCTTGCTACCATCGGAGAGGGTGACAAGCCCTATCTGTATGTAATCGTAGCTACCGGTAACATCTACGAGGATGTGGTTCAGGCGAAGGCCGCTGCCAGACAGGGTGCGGACATCATCGCCGTCATCAGAACCACCGCGCAGTCCCTGCTGGACTACGTACCTTATGGACCGACCACAGAAGGATTTGGTGGTACTTACGCTACCCAAGAGAACTTCCGCATCATGAGAAAGGCCTTGGACGAGGTAGGCGAGGAAGTTGGCAGATACATCCGTCTGTGCAACTACTCCTCCGGCATGTGCATGCCTGAGATCGCTGCAATGGGCGCGCTGGAGAGACTGGACGTCATGCTGAATGATGCTATCTACGGCATCCTGTTCAGAGACATCAACATGCAGAGAACCATCGTCGACCAGTATATGAGCCGTGTCATCATCGGTTACTGCGGCATCATCTTCAACTCCGGCGAGGATAACTACCTGACTACAGATGATGCTTACGAAGCAGCCCACACCGTGACCGCTTCCCAGTTCATCAACGAGCAGTTCGCTGTTCTGGCCAACATTCAGGAGTGGCAGATGGGTCTGGGACACGCCTTTGAGATGGATCCTGCCATGGAAGACGGATTCCTGTATGAACTTGCTCAGGCACAGATGGCCAAGGAAATCTTCCCCAACGCCAGCCTGAAGTACATGCCGCCGACCAAGTTCATGACCGGAAACATTTTCCGCGGACACATCCAGGATGCGTTGTTCAACCTGGTCGCCATCTGGACCGGACAGTCCCTGCAGTTGCTGGGAATGCTGACCGAGGCGATCCTCACACCGCATATGCACGACAGATATCTGTCCATTGAGAATGCACAGTACATCTTCAACAACGCGAAACACATCGGTGACGAAGTCGAATTCAAGAAAGACGGAATCATCCAGAAGAGAGCACAGCTCGTTCTTGAGAAAGCAGACGCACTGCTGGCAGAGATCGAGAAGGATGGCCTGTTCTCAACGATCGAGCAGGGCAAGTTCGGAGGAGTCAAGAGACCTAAGGATGGTGGACACGGTCTGGAAGGCGTCTGCACAAAGGACGATCAGTACTTCAACCCATTCATCCCACTGATGAAAGAAGGTGCAGAATAA
- a CDS encoding OAM dimerization domain-containing protein — translation MADKNCATAVAQVDLTKVKPYGDTLNDGYMEMAFTLPVPYGEEAEEAAKQYVTKMGIEEPNVTYYHELCPGYTFFVVYGKCVHTVDYTSIKVKKVDVEVLDRVECGNWIAENVGRDIVVVGASIESDAHTVGIDAIIQMKGFHGHFGLERFKNVVAYNMGSQVPCEQLLAKAREVNADAILVSQTVTQKDIHIKQLTQMIELVEAEGLRDKLICTCGGPRISHELAQELGYDAGFGPGKYAEHVMSYIMEEVVKKGWQDKPNIEDR, via the coding sequence ATGGCAGATAAGAATTGCGCAACAGCAGTCGCTCAGGTCGATCTGACCAAGGTTAAGCCTTACGGCGATACGCTCAACGATGGATATATGGAAATGGCATTCACTCTTCCCGTTCCTTACGGTGAGGAAGCGGAGGAGGCCGCCAAGCAGTATGTTACCAAGATGGGCATCGAGGAACCGAACGTCACCTATTACCATGAGCTTTGTCCGGGATACACCTTCTTCGTGGTCTATGGAAAGTGTGTCCACACCGTGGACTACACTTCCATCAAGGTCAAGAAGGTAGATGTCGAGGTGCTGGACAGAGTGGAGTGCGGTAACTGGATTGCCGAGAACGTCGGCAGAGACATCGTCGTCGTCGGCGCATCCATCGAGTCCGACGCCCACACCGTAGGCATCGATGCTATCATCCAGATGAAGGGCTTCCACGGCCACTTCGGTCTGGAGAGATTCAAGAACGTGGTCGCTTACAACATGGGTTCCCAGGTTCCCTGCGAGCAGCTGCTGGCCAAAGCCAGAGAAGTGAACGCAGACGCGATCCTGGTTTCCCAGACTGTTACCCAGAAGGACATCCATATCAAGCAGCTCACACAGATGATCGAGCTGGTGGAAGCAGAGGGTCTGAGAGACAAGCTCATCTGCACCTGTGGCGGTCCGCGTATCTCCCACGAGCTGGCACAGGAGCTGGGTTACGACGCAGGTTTCGGCCCTGGCAAGTATGCTGAGCACGTCATGAGTTACATCATGGAGGAAGTGGTCAAGAAGGGTTGGCAGGATAAGCCGAACATCGAGGACCGCTAG
- a CDS encoding CoA transferase subunit A, whose product MIDKVITADEAVAGVEDGMTIMVGGFLATGSPEILMDALVRKGVKHLTVIGNDGGLAEGQPANGPGKTARGIGKLLENHMVDHIIASHLGVNPRLNEQFADGSLKYTLVPQGTLAEKIRAANYGLGGVLTPVGVGTPMETELDELGREKITIEIDGVKYLLERPLHADYAFCRASICDRFGNFMSAKATKNFNYVMAGAADHVVVATEKLVEIGEVDPDTFEVAGVLVDNVVEGEPKWQI is encoded by the coding sequence ATGATTGACAAAGTAATAACTGCCGATGAAGCAGTTGCAGGCGTTGAAGACGGTATGACTATAATGGTCGGCGGCTTCCTGGCGACCGGTTCACCTGAGATCCTGATGGATGCACTGGTAAGAAAAGGCGTCAAGCATCTGACCGTGATCGGAAACGACGGCGGACTGGCTGAGGGTCAGCCGGCTAACGGCCCCGGAAAGACTGCGAGAGGAATCGGCAAGTTGCTGGAAAACCACATGGTTGACCACATCATCGCTTCCCATCTGGGCGTTAACCCGAGACTGAACGAGCAGTTCGCAGATGGTTCCCTGAAGTACACACTGGTTCCCCAGGGAACACTGGCAGAGAAGATCAGAGCAGCCAACTATGGTCTGGGCGGCGTTCTGACACCGGTTGGTGTAGGAACTCCGATGGAGACCGAGCTGGATGAGCTGGGCAGAGAGAAGATCACGATCGAGATCGATGGTGTCAAGTATCTGCTGGAGAGACCTCTCCACGCCGACTATGCGTTCTGCAGAGCTTCTATCTGCGACAGATTTGGTAACTTCATGAGTGCCAAGGCTACCAAGAACTTCAACTACGTCATGGCTGGCGCAGCTGATCACGTAGTGGTTGCTACTGAGAAACTGGTGGAGATCGGCGAAGTCGATCCGGATACCTTCGAAGTAGCTGGTGTACTTGTAGATAACGTTGTGGAAGGAGAACCAAAATGGCAGATATAA
- a CDS encoding 3-oxoacid CoA-transferase subunit B codes for MADIKARIAKRVAKELHDGDVVNLGIGLPTMVPQFIDEDIVVTLHSENGFAGLDETVQDPAEIDVDIIDSGGMYVKTLPRVKYFDTADSFGIIRGHHVDATVLGAMQVAENGDLANWIIPGKKVAGMGGAMDLVVGAKKVIIAMTHTQKGNHKILEKCTLPLTAEKCVDMIITEMGVMEVTPEGILVTEMHPDFTKEEMQEATGCKLIFADDMKVMED; via the coding sequence ATGGCAGATATAAAAGCAAGAATTGCTAAGAGAGTAGCAAAAGAACTGCACGATGGAGACGTGGTGAACCTGGGAATTGGTCTTCCGACCATGGTTCCGCAGTTCATAGATGAGGACATCGTTGTAACCCTGCACTCCGAGAACGGATTCGCAGGACTGGACGAGACCGTACAGGATCCGGCTGAGATCGATGTAGACATCATCGATTCCGGCGGAATGTATGTAAAGACTCTGCCGAGAGTCAAGTACTTTGACACAGCAGACAGCTTTGGGATCATCCGTGGTCACCACGTAGATGCTACCGTCCTGGGCGCCATGCAGGTTGCCGAGAACGGTGACCTGGCCAACTGGATCATCCCGGGCAAGAAGGTTGCCGGCATGGGCGGCGCTATGGATCTGGTGGTAGGTGCCAAGAAGGTGATCATCGCCATGACTCACACCCAGAAGGGCAACCACAAGATCCTGGAGAAGTGCACACTGCCTCTGACTGCAGAGAAGTGTGTCGACATGATCATCACTGAGATGGGTGTTATGGAGGTCACTCCGGAAGGCATCCTGGTTACCGAGATGCATCCTGACTTCACCAAGGAAGAGATGCAGGAAGCCACTGGCTGCAAGCTGATCTTCGCCGACGACATGAAGGTTATGGAGGATTAA
- a CDS encoding GGDEF domain-containing protein, which yields MVFVVALCVAIGCYQYLQYNQMLHEKYRVHIENVLNYTEACIDVDDMEKCIKSGRESAIFKLLQKNLDRIKDYMEVDYIYVIEPLNTNKIDNIRNVIAGVSKEEDQDKMEQPVYLNMLTGDSYSPKEAKKYLDAYRRGKLTFFENVTERGHDYTGMKTDLEKEPEPFAIIIMDVNNLKLVNDTYGHEKGDIYLIRCCSLICEVFRHSPVFRIGGDEFAVVLRGLDYRNRVALIEQARQKYRKNAGDESLDPWERTSAALGMAEYDSAHPTTIEEVANLADQIMYKEKEYRR from the coding sequence GTGGTATTTGTGGTTGCGCTGTGTGTAGCCATCGGTTGTTACCAGTATCTTCAATACAATCAGATGCTACACGAGAAGTACCGGGTCCATATCGAGAACGTCCTGAATTACACGGAAGCCTGCATTGATGTAGATGACATGGAGAAGTGTATAAAATCCGGCAGGGAATCTGCAATTTTTAAATTGCTACAGAAGAATCTGGACCGGATCAAGGATTACATGGAAGTTGATTACATCTATGTCATCGAACCACTGAACACTAACAAGATCGATAATATCCGAAATGTCATCGCCGGAGTTAGTAAGGAGGAGGATCAGGATAAGATGGAGCAACCGGTGTATCTGAATATGCTCACCGGGGACTCCTACAGTCCGAAGGAGGCAAAGAAATACCTGGATGCCTATCGCCGCGGCAAACTCACCTTCTTTGAGAATGTCACCGAAAGGGGGCACGATTACACTGGCATGAAGACAGACCTGGAGAAAGAGCCAGAACCCTTCGCCATAATCATCATGGATGTGAACAACCTGAAGCTTGTAAATGACACTTACGGCCACGAGAAAGGAGATATTTACCTGATCCGGTGCTGCAGCCTGATCTGTGAAGTTTTCCGCCACTCGCCTGTCTTCCGTATCGGCGGCGATGAATTTGCAGTGGTGCTTCGGGGTCTCGATTATCGGAACAGGGTCGCGTTGATCGAGCAGGCCCGGCAGAAATACAGAAAGAACGCAGGTGATGAAAGTTTGGATCCGTGGGAACGTACTTCGGCAGCTCTCGGAATGGCGGAGTATGACTCTGCCCATCCGACCACCATCGAGGAGGTGGCGAACTTAGCGGATCAGATCATGTATAAAGAAAAGGAGTATAGACGGTAG
- a CDS encoding alanyl-tRNA editing protein: MTANRLFQSDFYLKNAEGNVLSLYEDKDRIRVILDQTIFFPTGGGQSCDRGTLTVGEQSWDVIDVYEEGEEIIHVLQGAADGLAEGAHVSMEILWSHRFDNMQRHLGEHILSGAFYRLFGGHNKGFHMGEDYITIDIAFDEEADCHKVTWEMAMAAEADANRVITDNVPVHVDYFASRAEAEKYPLRKPLAFDEDISIVTVGDPADPEDCVACCGTHPARTGEVGLLKIYKIEPNKGMSRIYFEAGGRALAHYRQQFDTLYELSTRLSAGTEDVLQKFEVFEQKAEKTHAELAALRSRLLEEEAERLASHMEPGLVAHYQEFSVDDLFNLGKKLAGRITGVIALVCEPVNTVVLLSGGTPACGALVKEHAAAFGGKGGGRPDSARAFFPDKDSLEDFLEKTLKQG, from the coding sequence ATGACGGCGAACAGACTTTTTCAGAGCGATTTTTACTTGAAAAATGCAGAAGGAAATGTATTATCACTTTACGAGGATAAAGACAGGATCAGGGTCATTCTCGATCAGACGATCTTCTTTCCTACCGGGGGAGGGCAGAGCTGCGATCGGGGGACACTGACAGTTGGAGAGCAGTCCTGGGACGTGATCGATGTCTATGAAGAGGGGGAGGAGATCATCCACGTGCTTCAGGGCGCTGCGGATGGTCTTGCAGAGGGGGCTCATGTTTCTATGGAGATACTTTGGTCCCACCGATTTGATAACATGCAGCGCCACCTGGGGGAGCACATCCTGTCCGGGGCCTTCTATCGCCTCTTCGGCGGACATAACAAGGGTTTCCACATGGGGGAGGATTACATTACCATCGACATTGCCTTCGACGAAGAGGCAGACTGCCACAAGGTCACCTGGGAGATGGCTATGGCGGCGGAAGCCGATGCCAATCGGGTGATCACAGACAATGTACCGGTGCATGTGGACTATTTCGCCTCCAGAGCAGAGGCGGAGAAGTACCCTCTTCGCAAACCGCTTGCTTTCGATGAGGATATCTCTATCGTGACGGTAGGGGACCCTGCGGATCCGGAGGACTGCGTGGCTTGCTGTGGCACCCACCCTGCCCGTACCGGTGAGGTTGGGCTTCTGAAAATCTACAAGATCGAGCCCAACAAGGGGATGTCCCGCATCTATTTTGAGGCAGGCGGCAGGGCTCTGGCGCATTACCGTCAGCAGTTCGACACTCTGTACGAGCTGTCCACCAGACTGTCGGCGGGAACGGAGGACGTTCTTCAGAAGTTCGAGGTCTTCGAGCAGAAAGCGGAGAAGACCCATGCGGAACTGGCAGCGCTGCGCAGTCGGTTGCTGGAGGAAGAGGCGGAGCGACTGGCGTCGCATATGGAACCAGGTCTGGTAGCCCACTACCAGGAGTTCTCTGTGGATGATCTGTTCAACCTGGGCAAGAAGCTTGCGGGAAGGATCACGGGCGTCATCGCCCTGGTCTGCGAACCGGTCAATACGGTGGTGCTGCTCTCTGGTGGTACACCGGCCTGTGGGGCGCTTGTGAAGGAGCACGCGGCAGCCTTCGGAGGGAAGGGCGGCGGACGGCCGGACTCGGCCCGGGCATTCTTCCCGGACAAAGACAGTCTGGAGGATTTTTTGGAAAAGACCCTTAAGCAGGGTTGA
- the metK gene encoding methionine adenosyltransferase yields the protein MKRLFTSESVTEGHPDKVCDQISDAILDAILEQDPNGRVACETTTTTGYAMVMGEISTNCYVDIPKVVRGVIDDIGYNNAEYGFDAKTCAVLSAIDEQSGDIAMGVNDALEHKEGSMNDAIEAIGAGDQGMMFGYACTETPEYMPMPIALAHKLTYQLAKVRKDGTLRYLRPDGKSQVTVEYDGDKVKRVDTVLISTQHDPDVTQEQIRRDMIEYVIRPIVPQELLDENTKYFVNPTGRFVIGGPHGDSGLTGRKIIVDTYGGYAHHGGGAFSGKDPTKVDRSATYAARYVAKNLVAAGFATKLEIQLAYAIGVAKPVSVMVDTFGTGVMDDDKIAEIVNRHFDLRPAAIIRDLDLRRPIYRKTAAYGHFGRTDVDFTWEHLDKVEELKKEL from the coding sequence ATGAAGAGACTTTTTACATCCGAGTCTGTGACCGAGGGGCATCCGGATAAGGTGTGCGACCAGATCTCAGATGCGATTCTGGACGCTATTCTGGAACAGGATCCCAATGGCCGCGTAGCATGCGAGACCACCACGACCACGGGATATGCCATGGTCATGGGTGAGATCAGTACCAATTGTTATGTGGACATCCCAAAGGTGGTCAGAGGAGTCATCGATGACATCGGGTATAACAATGCGGAATACGGGTTCGATGCCAAGACCTGCGCCGTACTCAGCGCCATCGACGAGCAGTCCGGTGACATCGCTATGGGTGTCAACGACGCGCTGGAACATAAGGAAGGCAGTATGAACGACGCTATCGAGGCCATCGGTGCCGGTGACCAGGGTATGATGTTCGGCTACGCCTGCACTGAGACGCCGGAGTACATGCCGATGCCGATCGCGCTGGCACACAAGCTGACCTATCAGTTGGCCAAGGTACGGAAGGATGGCACTCTGCGCTATCTGCGCCCGGACGGCAAGAGCCAGGTGACAGTGGAATACGATGGTGACAAGGTCAAGCGTGTGGATACCGTGCTGATCTCCACACAGCATGATCCCGATGTCACACAGGAGCAGATCCGCAGAGACATGATCGAGTACGTGATTCGGCCGATCGTTCCTCAGGAGCTTCTGGATGAGAACACGAAATACTTTGTGAACCCCACCGGAAGGTTCGTCATCGGTGGTCCTCACGGGGATTCTGGACTCACCGGCCGCAAGATCATCGTGGACACCTACGGTGGATATGCGCACCACGGCGGCGGCGCTTTCTCCGGGAAGGATCCAACCAAGGTAGACCGTTCTGCGACATACGCTGCCAGATACGTTGCAAAGAATCTGGTAGCTGCGGGCTTTGCTACCAAACTGGAGATCCAGCTGGCCTATGCCATCGGTGTGGCGAAACCTGTTTCTGTTATGGTAGATACCTTCGGTACAGGCGTCATGGACGACGACAAAATCGCTGAGATCGTGAACCGTCATTTCGACCTGCGCCCGGCAGCTATCATCCGGGATCTGGACCTGCGTCGCCCGATCTACAGAAAGACGGCAGCTTACGGCCACTTCGGAAGAACCGACGTAGACTTCACATGGGAACATCTTGACAAGGTAGAGGAACTGAAGAAGGAGTTATAA
- a CDS encoding ribose-phosphate pyrophosphokinase — protein MHFKPEEILKTESHLGQIGLVATEGAKELVDRVDEYLRGWAGTQESFIVDSGCPRFSSGDAKGILNETVRGRDLYVFVDVGNYGCTYDLFGYSNHMSPDDHYQDLKRIIQAVGGKAHRISVIMPILYGGRQHKRSFRESLDAACMLQELQAMGVANLYCFDAHQSMVQNAVPLMGFDNIMPYYQVLKTLKKDFPDIVCDKDHFMMVSPDEGAMHRNMYYSSVLGVDLGMFYKRRDYTTIVNGHNPIVAHEYLGASVEGKSVFITDDIISSGESMLEVGRELKRRGAADIYCYATYGLFTGGLKDFDKAYADGMIKGVLASNLTYRTRDLQEREWFHEVDCSKYTAYLIAAVNHDVSVSNIIDPKDKVEALLEK, from the coding sequence ATGCATTTTAAACCTGAAGAAATACTGAAGACGGAGAGCCATCTGGGCCAGATCGGTCTGGTCGCAACGGAGGGCGCCAAGGAACTGGTGGATCGTGTAGACGAGTACTTGCGCGGATGGGCCGGCACACAGGAGTCGTTCATTGTTGACAGCGGATGCCCTCGATTTTCCTCTGGCGATGCCAAGGGGATTCTGAACGAGACCGTCAGAGGACGGGATCTATACGTATTTGTGGACGTGGGCAACTACGGATGCACCTACGATCTGTTCGGATACAGCAACCATATGTCACCAGATGATCATTATCAGGATCTGAAGAGGATCATCCAGGCGGTGGGGGGGAAGGCGCACCGCATCAGTGTCATCATGCCGATCCTCTACGGTGGACGTCAGCACAAGCGTAGCTTCCGGGAGTCCCTGGATGCCGCCTGCATGCTTCAGGAACTGCAGGCAATGGGCGTAGCCAACCTGTATTGCTTTGATGCGCACCAGTCTATGGTGCAGAACGCGGTGCCGCTGATGGGGTTTGATAACATCATGCCGTATTACCAGGTGCTGAAGACCCTGAAGAAGGACTTTCCGGATATAGTCTGTGACAAGGACCATTTCATGATGGTCTCTCCGGACGAGGGAGCCATGCACCGGAACATGTACTACTCTTCCGTACTGGGAGTGGATCTGGGAATGTTTTACAAGCGTCGTGACTACACAACCATCGTCAACGGCCACAATCCCATCGTGGCTCACGAGTACCTGGGCGCTTCCGTGGAAGGGAAGTCTGTGTTCATCACCGATGACATCATCTCCTCCGGCGAGTCCATGCTGGAAGTGGGGAGAGAACTGAAACGCCGCGGTGCCGCAGACATCTACTGTTACGCTACTTACGGACTCTTCACCGGTGGGCTGAAGGACTTCGACAAAGCCTATGCAGACGGCATGATCAAGGGTGTGCTGGCCTCCAATCTGACGTACCGGACCAGAGACCTGCAGGAGCGTGAGTGGTTCCATGAGGTGGATTGTTCCAAGTACACCGCCTACCTGATCGCGGCTGTCAATCATGACGTTTCCGTCAGCAACATCATCGATCCGAAAGACAAGGTAGAGGCACTGCTGGAGAAATAA
- a CDS encoding ABC transporter ATP-binding protein — translation MKNLVKNLKPYWHWIIVLVLVLSLQAYSDLALPAYTQDIIDVGIQNKGIEHIIPEKIQAQDYESATVFMTEDEKTTWEKAFDAKATHGVYARRSMSEEALDAADKALLVPLVMTFRAAHAEDLQDAAAADHASGAAATPGGGDTDPAAARTQMQKVIDTVGDKTLKAMGVAYAAECDARAGVDVDARQTRYLWIAGAKMGLMALLMFLSAGVAALIASRVGAGVGRDLRRKLYRNVMAFSDGEMSRFQTASLITRATNDVQQVQMVSTMMLRMVLFSPIMGLWGIIKVAHTGADMGYIVALAVLMIIALVGLLMAVTMPKFRIMQTLIDGVNLVAREILTGLSVIRAFTREKEEQERFDKANTELMKTQLFTSRVMALMQPSMQLIMFGLTVVITWASASRIDDGTLQVGAMTAFITYSIMIVMSFLMLTVMSILLPRAGVAADRIQEVIQTVPAIQEPTEVTHIREHTGTVRFEHVSFRYPDADMDIIKDIDFEARPGETTAIIGSTGCGKSSLVHLIPRFYDVSAGRVLIDGVDVRELPLEELRRCVGFVPQKGVLFSGTIASNLRFGDSDASEEELKRAAEIAQADGFVQEKEKGYDSAIAQGGSNVSGGQKQRLAIARAIARKPEILIFDDSFSALDMKTDAALRRALAEELSGTTRIIVAQRISTILHAEQILVMDEGRIVGQGTHEELMRSCRVYREIADSQLSSMELEAM, via the coding sequence ATGAAAAATCTTGTGAAGAACCTGAAACCATACTGGCACTGGATCATTGTGCTGGTGTTGGTGCTCAGCCTCCAGGCTTATAGCGATCTGGCACTGCCTGCGTACACCCAGGACATCATCGATGTGGGGATCCAGAACAAGGGGATCGAACATATCATACCAGAGAAAATCCAGGCGCAGGACTATGAGTCTGCAACGGTGTTTATGACAGAAGATGAGAAGACCACCTGGGAGAAAGCGTTCGATGCCAAAGCGACACATGGGGTCTACGCCCGCCGGAGCATGTCGGAGGAGGCGCTGGATGCCGCGGACAAAGCCCTGCTGGTGCCTCTGGTGATGACCTTCCGCGCAGCCCACGCAGAGGACCTGCAGGATGCGGCCGCGGCTGACCATGCTTCCGGCGCGGCCGCGACACCTGGCGGCGGCGACACCGACCCTGCCGCCGCCCGCACTCAGATGCAGAAGGTGATCGATACGGTGGGGGACAAGACCCTGAAGGCCATGGGCGTTGCCTACGCCGCCGAGTGCGATGCACGGGCGGGCGTCGACGTGGATGCCCGCCAGACCCGGTACCTGTGGATTGCCGGAGCCAAGATGGGACTAATGGCTCTGCTCATGTTCCTGTCCGCAGGGGTGGCAGCGCTGATCGCCTCCCGGGTAGGGGCCGGTGTCGGCCGGGATCTGAGGAGAAAGCTTTATCGTAACGTGATGGCCTTTTCTGACGGGGAGATGAGCCGGTTCCAGACAGCCTCGCTGATCACCCGTGCCACCAACGACGTACAGCAGGTGCAGATGGTAAGCACCATGATGCTCCGCATGGTGCTCTTCTCACCGATCATGGGTCTGTGGGGGATCATCAAGGTGGCCCATACCGGTGCTGACATGGGATACATCGTGGCACTGGCAGTGCTGATGATCATCGCTTTGGTGGGGCTCCTGATGGCAGTGACAATGCCAAAATTCCGGATCATGCAGACTTTGATCGATGGGGTGAACCTGGTGGCAAGGGAGATCCTGACGGGGTTGTCTGTGATCCGCGCCTTTACCAGAGAGAAGGAAGAGCAGGAGCGTTTTGACAAGGCCAACACAGAGCTAATGAAGACACAGCTGTTCACCTCTCGGGTCATGGCGCTGATGCAGCCCTCCATGCAGCTGATCATGTTCGGCCTGACTGTGGTCATCACCTGGGCCTCGGCCAGTCGCATCGATGACGGAACTCTGCAGGTGGGGGCGATGACCGCCTTCATCACCTATTCCATTATGATCGTCATGTCCTTCCTGATGCTCACCGTCATGTCCATCCTCCTGCCTAGAGCCGGGGTGGCGGCAGACCGTATCCAGGAGGTGATTCAGACAGTGCCTGCCATCCAGGAACCGACGGAGGTGACACACATTCGGGAGCATACAGGAACAGTGCGGTTTGAACACGTGAGTTTCCGGTATCCAGACGCAGATATGGATATCATCAAGGATATCGATTTTGAGGCCAGACCTGGAGAGACCACCGCCATTATCGGGAGCACCGGATGCGGGAAGAGTTCGCTAGTGCACCTGATCCCCAGGTTCTACGACGTTTCCGCAGGACGCGTCCTGATCGATGGAGTGGATGTGAGAGAGCTCCCACTGGAGGAGCTGCGAAGGTGCGTGGGCTTTGTGCCTCAGAAGGGCGTGTTGTTCTCCGGGACCATCGCCAGTAACCTCCGGTTCGGGGATTCGGATGCCAGCGAGGAGGAACTGAAGAGGGCGGCAGAGATCGCACAGGCGGACGGCTTTGTGCAGGAGAAGGAGAAGGGATACGACAGTGCCATCGCTCAGGGCGGCAGCAACGTGTCCGGCGGACAGAAGCAGCGGCTGGCCATCGCACGGGCAATCGCACGGAAACCGGAGATCCTCATCTTCGATGACAGTTTCTCGGCGCTGGATATGAAGACAGACGCGGCGCTCAGACGGGCGCTGGCGGAGGAACTCAGTGGGACCACCCGGATCATCGTTGCCCAGAGGATCAGCACGATCCTCCATGCGGAGCAGATCCTGGTGATGGACGAGGGAAGGATCGTGGGGCAGGGTACCCATGAGGAATTGATGAGAAGCTGCAGGGTGTACCGTGAGATCGCGGACTCGCAGCTGTCGAGTATGGAACTGGAGGCGATGTAA